One Acidobacteriota bacterium DNA window includes the following coding sequences:
- a CDS encoding hydrolase encodes MKLHSLILALITAFVTLTGVYAEEQSSSKWVLTWSDEFSGPDGTPVDSQKWNAETGGNGWGNQELEYYTTSTRNARQEHGALVIESIRQVYNGHDGVTRNYTSARLKTQRKFSQAYGRFEARIRMPQGKGIWPAFWLLGDDISTIKWPACGEIDIVENLGSEPSIAHGTIHGPGYSGEHGIGSLFTLPKNRRFSDAFHIFAVEWEPQEIRFYVDGQLYATRRPSDLPQGAEWVYDHPFFILLNLAVGGYWPGNPDDTTQFPQRMLVDYVRVYRRK; translated from the coding sequence ATGAAATTGCATTCCCTCATATTGGCCCTGATCACTGCATTCGTCACTCTCACAGGAGTTTACGCAGAAGAACAATCCTCATCTAAATGGGTTCTGACCTGGAGCGACGAATTCAGCGGACCTGACGGCACGCCGGTCGATTCCCAAAAATGGAATGCAGAAACCGGTGGGAATGGCTGGGGCAACCAGGAACTGGAGTACTACACAACCAGCACTCGCAATGCTCGCCAGGAGCACGGAGCGCTGGTCATTGAGTCGATCCGCCAGGTTTACAATGGTCACGACGGTGTCACGCGAAACTACACTTCGGCGCGACTCAAGACGCAACGCAAGTTCTCCCAGGCCTATGGGCGCTTCGAGGCGCGTATCCGCATGCCACAAGGAAAAGGTATCTGGCCGGCGTTCTGGCTGCTCGGCGACGACATTTCCACCATCAAGTGGCCGGCGTGCGGAGAGATTGACATCGTTGAAAACCTCGGCAGCGAACCTTCCATCGCACACGGAACCATTCACGGCCCTGGATACTCCGGTGAGCACGGCATTGGCTCTCTATTCACGCTGCCGAAGAATCGACGTTTCAGCGACGCCTTCCACATCTTTGCGGTTGAGTGGGAACCACAGGAGATCCGCTTCTACGTCGATGGCCAGCTCTATGCGACACGCCGACCGTCTGATCTTCCGCAAGGCGCGGAGTGGGTGTATGACCATCCGTTCTTCATCCTGCTAAACCTCGCGGTCGGTGGTTATTGGCCGGGCAATCCTGACGACACCACGCAATTTCCCCAGAGGATGTTGGTTGACTACGTGCGCGTTTATCGGCGGAAGTGA
- a CDS encoding peroxiredoxin gives MSTDTTASRIPRINEPAPEIVAKSTHGVIRLTDYTAKGKWVMLFSHPADFTPVCTTEFVEFGRRHAEFERLNVQPVGVAVDSIYAHIAWIRNIEDKFKVKVQFPLIADLDQKVAQAFGMVHEAVSDTAAVRAVFFIDPKNTIRALLYYPLNLGRNVDELLRVFEALQTADQNACALPANWKPGDAVIVPAPITQADAERRVQSNGTGVDVTDWYFTKKKLAAAAAD, from the coding sequence ATGAGCACAGACACAACTGCTTCTCGCATTCCAAGAATCAACGAGCCGGCTCCGGAGATCGTTGCTAAGTCAACGCACGGCGTGATTCGTCTTACTGACTACACCGCAAAGGGTAAGTGGGTGATGCTGTTCTCCCATCCTGCAGATTTCACTCCGGTGTGCACAACTGAGTTCGTTGAGTTCGGACGCCGTCACGCAGAGTTCGAACGCCTCAACGTGCAACCTGTGGGAGTCGCCGTAGACAGTATCTACGCGCACATCGCGTGGATTCGTAACATCGAAGACAAATTCAAAGTGAAAGTCCAGTTCCCCCTGATCGCTGACCTGGATCAGAAAGTCGCACAAGCTTTCGGCATGGTGCACGAAGCAGTCAGCGATACGGCGGCGGTTCGTGCCGTCTTCTTCATCGACCCGAAGAACACGATTCGCGCTTTGCTGTACTATCCCCTGAACCTCGGCCGTAACGTAGACGAACTCCTTCGTGTCTTCGAAGCGTTGCAGACGGCAGACCAGAACGCTTGCGCCTTACCGGCAAATTGGAAACCGGGAGATGCCGTGATCGTTCCTGCCCCGATTACTCAAGCCGACGCCGAAAGACGTGTCCAATCGAACGGCACCGGTGTCGACGTCACAGACTGGTATTTCACGAAGAAGAAGTTAGCGGCAGCAGCAGCGGACTGA
- a CDS encoding RNA-binding protein — MNIYVGNLPFSTSEDDLRQAFGKYGTVGEVNLIRDQFSGRLRGFGFVEMADATQANAAIAALNGADLGGRAITVNEARPRTERGDAGGRGGRPGSGGGRGGNRGGDRDRGGRGPRW, encoded by the coding sequence TTGAATATCTACGTGGGAAACCTTCCCTTTAGTACCAGTGAAGACGACTTAAGACAGGCTTTTGGCAAGTACGGAACGGTTGGCGAAGTGAACCTGATTCGCGATCAATTCAGTGGACGTTTGCGTGGGTTCGGCTTTGTCGAAATGGCCGATGCTACCCAAGCCAATGCCGCAATCGCAGCACTGAACGGCGCCGATCTTGGCGGACGCGCAATCACAGTGAACGAGGCTCGTCCGCGGACCGAGCGCGGCGATGCCGGAGGACGCGGAGGGCGGCCGGGCAGCGGTGGTGGTCGAGGAGGCAATCGCGGTGGAGATCGCGATCGCGGCGGCCGCGGTCCGCGCTGGTAA
- the msrB gene encoding peptide-methionine (R)-S-oxide reductase, producing MAEKIKKSDAEWQSQLADEQYHVTRQRGTERAFTGKYYKSKDPGIYTCVCCGQELFSSDTKYDSGTGWPSFYAPLSEKSVTTHEENAYGMRRTEVICSRCDAHLGHVFPDGPRPTGLRYCMNSAALNLKSKE from the coding sequence ATGGCCGAAAAGATAAAAAAGTCAGATGCTGAGTGGCAATCTCAGCTTGCGGATGAGCAATACCACGTGACCAGGCAACGCGGGACAGAGCGGGCATTCACAGGAAAGTACTACAAGAGCAAGGATCCCGGGATCTACACATGCGTGTGTTGCGGGCAAGAATTGTTCAGCTCAGATACCAAGTACGATTCGGGAACTGGCTGGCCCAGCTTTTACGCACCGCTCTCGGAGAAAAGCGTGACCACGCATGAAGAGAATGCCTATGGAATGCGCCGGACCGAAGTTATCTGCAGCCGCTGCGACGCGCATCTTGGTCATGTTTTTCCCGATGGACCGCGTCCGACTGGGCTTCGCTATTGCATGAATTCGGCTGCGCTGAATTTGAAGTCGAAGGAATGA
- a CDS encoding PadR family transcriptional regulator, whose product MGRPSDLVQGTLDLLILRTLALEPKHGWAIAKRIEQISGEVLQVQQGSLYPALHRLEQQGWIKAEWSETETGRSAKFYSLTRGGREQLEKEKASWERLSAAINLVLRKA is encoded by the coding sequence ATGGGTAGGCCAAGCGACCTTGTACAGGGCACACTCGATCTGCTGATTCTGCGAACTCTTGCACTCGAGCCAAAGCACGGCTGGGCGATCGCCAAGCGCATTGAGCAGATCTCCGGAGAGGTGCTGCAGGTGCAACAAGGATCTCTTTATCCCGCATTACACCGGCTCGAACAACAGGGTTGGATCAAAGCGGAATGGTCAGAAACGGAAACTGGACGTTCAGCAAAGTTTTATTCGCTCACTCGCGGCGGCCGCGAGCAACTCGAGAAAGAAAAGGCGAGTTGGGAACGGCTTTCTGCAGCCATCAATCTAGTACTGCGCAAAGCTTGA
- a CDS encoding Asp-tRNA(Asn)/Glu-tRNA(Gln) amidotransferase GatCAB subunit A — protein MVADLNLDVLTVGSARAAVQERQTTATALVENLYEKIDAQDRQPGQINAYLNLTRDRALKQAKRMDAIVDRGDPLPPLGGVPIAIKDVMVMQGVRTTAGSKILGNYVPPYDCTAVSRLEQAGAIILGKLNCDEFAMGSSNENSAWGPVRNPRDLSRVPGGSSGGSAASVAAGTAVAALGSDTGGSIRQPGAFCGVVGLMPTYGRVSRYGLIAFASSLDHIGPLTKSAKDAGIILRHMAGRDPMDSTCVDLPVPDYEQEIRKPVRGLRVGVPKEYFPNEMDSEVRSAVESGLKLLTEAGCEIKPISLPHTQYAIPTYYVIATAEASSNLARYDGVRYGYRSPQAKTLSEMYRRSRDEGFGPEVKRRIMLGTYTLSAGYYDAYYLKAQKVRTLIAQDFFAAFKEVDGIVTPTTPTPAFKIGEKSDDPLAMYLADIFTVTASLAGIPGISVPCGNSKDGLPIGMQILGRHFEEGTILRLAHAFEHARASATR, from the coding sequence ATGGTGGCCGATCTCAACCTCGATGTCCTCACTGTCGGCTCTGCACGGGCGGCAGTGCAGGAGCGTCAGACCACAGCCACAGCACTCGTTGAGAACCTTTACGAGAAGATCGACGCGCAGGATCGCCAACCTGGACAGATCAACGCATATTTGAATCTCACCCGCGATCGCGCTTTAAAGCAAGCCAAACGAATGGATGCCATCGTAGATCGCGGCGATCCACTGCCGCCGCTTGGGGGAGTGCCGATTGCCATCAAGGATGTGATGGTCATGCAGGGCGTTCGAACTACTGCTGGTTCCAAAATTCTTGGCAACTACGTTCCGCCTTATGATTGCACGGCAGTATCGCGGCTGGAACAGGCTGGTGCGATCATTTTGGGAAAACTCAATTGTGATGAGTTCGCTATGGGATCGTCGAACGAAAATTCAGCCTGGGGACCAGTACGCAATCCACGAGACCTCAGCCGGGTGCCCGGAGGTTCCAGTGGAGGCTCTGCTGCCAGCGTTGCTGCCGGTACCGCGGTGGCCGCCCTGGGATCCGATACCGGCGGTTCCATTCGTCAGCCTGGAGCTTTCTGCGGAGTGGTTGGCCTCATGCCCACTTACGGAAGAGTCTCGCGCTATGGGCTGATTGCTTTTGCGTCATCACTAGACCACATCGGTCCGCTAACCAAGTCGGCGAAGGATGCCGGAATTATTCTCCGTCACATGGCTGGTCGCGACCCGATGGATAGCACTTGTGTCGATCTCCCGGTTCCCGATTATGAACAGGAGATTCGCAAGCCAGTCCGTGGTCTTCGCGTCGGTGTTCCAAAAGAATACTTTCCGAATGAGATGGACTCTGAAGTTCGCTCCGCCGTGGAATCTGGACTCAAGCTCTTGACCGAAGCAGGCTGCGAGATCAAGCCGATTTCACTGCCGCACACCCAATACGCGATTCCTACTTACTACGTCATAGCCACGGCAGAGGCTTCTTCGAATTTGGCTCGTTACGATGGAGTGCGATATGGATATCGCTCTCCGCAGGCAAAGACGCTGTCCGAGATGTATCGTCGCAGTCGCGACGAAGGCTTCGGGCCGGAAGTAAAGCGCCGCATCATGTTGGGAACTTATACTTTGAGTGCCGGCTACTACGACGCCTATTATCTCAAAGCACAAAAGGTTCGGACGCTCATAGCACAGGACTTTTTCGCAGCATTCAAGGAAGTCGACGGAATCGTAACACCTACGACTCCCACTCCGGCTTTCAAGATCGGAGAAAAGTCCGACGATCCTTTGGCGATGTATCTGGCGGACATTTTCACCGTAACTGCCTCCCTCGCTGGAATTCCCGGAATCTCGGTTCCGTGCGGAAACTCCAAGGACGGATTGCCGATTGGCATGCAGATCCTCGGGCGGCATTTTGAAGAGGGAACAATCCTTCGGCTGGCTCATGCGTTCGAGCACGCGCGTGCCTCGGCGACCCGATGA
- a CDS encoding Asp-tRNA(Asn)/Glu-tRNA(Gln) amidotransferase GatCAB subunit C, producing MKITQQDVAYVASLANLHLTDAERLRMEKDLNAILAYVEQLAEVDTSNVAPMAQVSQIGTPSDSADPLRTDEPRECLPHEAAMANVPQTDGTFFRVPKVIER from the coding sequence ATGAAGATCACGCAGCAAGACGTTGCCTATGTTGCCAGCCTCGCCAATCTTCATCTGACCGATGCCGAGCGTCTGCGGATGGAGAAGGACCTGAATGCCATCCTGGCATACGTCGAGCAACTCGCGGAAGTAGATACAAGCAACGTTGCGCCCATGGCACAAGTGTCTCAAATTGGAACTCCGTCAGACTCTGCAGATCCTCTACGAACGGATGAACCTCGGGAATGCCTGCCTCACGAAGCGGCGATGGCGAATGTTCCCCAGACGGACGGCACATTTTTCCGCGTCCCCAAGGTGATCGAGCGTTAA
- a CDS encoding aldo/keto reductase, which produces MKFRKLGRTGFNVSEIGHGLWGMSGWTGSQDQQSLESLQLSVELGCNFFDTAWAYGQGHSDKLIGQIAQQNHGKRLYVSSKIPPKNRKWPAAPEYKYAEVFPRDHVMRYVEKVRRALGVDDIDLLQFHVWDDSWTDELEFRSTVEELKSKKLIQTFGLSLNRWQPENGLKAMRTGLVDSVQVIYNIFDQAPEDELFPACREMNIGVIARVPLDEGSLGGNLTLDSRFPSDDWRSNYFGPDNLPPTIERVGKLKSILPPGMTLPEMAFRFILSNADVSTTIPGMRNPEHVKQNLAYSDRGQLPADLMQKLRKHRWDRKPRTWAA; this is translated from the coding sequence ATGAAATTCCGCAAGCTGGGTCGCACCGGATTCAATGTAAGTGAAATCGGTCACGGGCTGTGGGGGATGAGTGGCTGGACGGGCTCGCAGGATCAACAGTCCCTCGAGTCGCTTCAACTCTCCGTCGAACTTGGCTGCAACTTCTTCGACACGGCATGGGCGTACGGTCAAGGTCATAGCGACAAGTTGATCGGCCAGATCGCACAGCAGAATCACGGTAAGCGCCTGTACGTTTCGTCGAAGATACCGCCCAAGAACCGCAAGTGGCCCGCTGCGCCCGAATACAAATACGCAGAGGTATTCCCGCGCGATCACGTGATGCGGTATGTAGAGAAGGTCCGCCGTGCGCTCGGAGTCGACGACATCGACCTGCTTCAGTTCCATGTCTGGGACGACAGTTGGACCGATGAGCTCGAGTTCCGCTCCACTGTCGAAGAACTCAAGAGCAAGAAGCTGATCCAAACATTTGGACTTAGCCTGAACCGCTGGCAGCCGGAAAACGGTCTAAAGGCGATGCGCACCGGGCTCGTGGATTCCGTGCAGGTGATCTACAACATCTTCGACCAGGCCCCGGAGGATGAACTCTTTCCCGCGTGCCGCGAGATGAACATCGGCGTGATCGCCCGCGTTCCTCTCGACGAAGGCAGTCTTGGCGGCAATCTTACGTTAGATTCACGATTTCCTTCTGACGATTGGCGCTCAAACTACTTCGGTCCTGACAACTTGCCCCCAACGATCGAACGGGTTGGGAAACTCAAGAGTATCCTCCCACCCGGAATGACTCTTCCCGAAATGGCATTTCGCTTCATTCTTTCGAATGCAGACGTAAGTACGACCATTCCAGGCATGCGTAACCCTGAGCACGTTAAGCAAAATCTTGCCTACAGCGACAGGGGCCAGCTTCCAGCGGATCTAATGCAGAAGCTCCGAAAACATCGCTGGGACCGAAAGCCGAGAACCTGGGCGGCCTAA
- a CDS encoding EmrB/QacA family drug resistance transporter produces the protein MATASQSLEGGATRAWNEVNPWLVAIAVMTSTFMEVLDTTVVNVSLPHIAGSLSATTDEATWALTSYLVANAIILPMTGWLANFFGRKRLLLFSVIGFTASSFLCGLAPTLPLLILFRCIQGACGGGLQPLSQAILMEVFPPQDRGKAMGFWGLGIVVAPMLGPVLGGWLTDSYSWRWVFYINVPIGILAVFLTSIFVFDPHYIKRSTAKIDFWGMGYLAIGIACLQIMLDKGQEDDWFSSNLIRTLCVFAVIGLGAFIIRELTTDHPIVDLSVFKIRTYATGVFLMTVLGFVLYGSTVLIPLLLQTLLGYPALQAGIAMLPRGLGSFVAMPAVGALLSKVKAHYLLVCGMLLGAFAMWRLSHLTLDVGYWNFFAALIWQGVGMGLIFIPLTTITNDPIPIERMGNATSIFNLMRNIGASIGISMVQTIQIRHTQIHVNTLTANVTPTNLQAQGLVNGMKSMMVTQAGADPATAQRMANGMVENIIRQQAALMSFNDVFWLLAVMFLAMLPFVLLMRPPRKKAGAAMMH, from the coding sequence ATGGCCACAGCAAGTCAGTCTTTAGAGGGCGGAGCGACACGAGCTTGGAATGAGGTAAATCCATGGTTAGTCGCGATCGCCGTAATGACCAGCACCTTTATGGAGGTGCTGGACACCACAGTCGTCAATGTCTCACTTCCGCACATCGCCGGCAGCCTTTCCGCAACTACTGATGAGGCCACGTGGGCGCTGACTTCTTACCTGGTTGCCAACGCCATCATCCTTCCGATGACGGGGTGGCTGGCTAACTTCTTCGGACGGAAGCGGCTGCTGTTGTTCTCGGTCATTGGATTCACTGCTTCCTCCTTCTTATGCGGACTCGCGCCAACGCTTCCCCTGCTCATCCTCTTTCGCTGCATTCAAGGCGCTTGTGGTGGCGGACTGCAGCCGCTCTCGCAGGCCATTCTCATGGAGGTCTTTCCCCCACAAGATCGAGGCAAGGCAATGGGCTTCTGGGGACTTGGCATCGTGGTCGCGCCGATGCTCGGTCCCGTTTTGGGAGGATGGCTTACCGACAGTTACAGTTGGCGCTGGGTTTTCTATATCAATGTTCCGATCGGTATCCTTGCGGTTTTTCTGACCAGCATCTTTGTTTTTGATCCCCACTACATCAAGCGCTCAACGGCGAAGATCGACTTCTGGGGTATGGGATATTTGGCGATTGGCATCGCATGCCTGCAGATCATGCTTGACAAGGGCCAGGAGGACGACTGGTTCAGCTCCAACTTGATCCGCACCTTGTGTGTATTCGCGGTTATTGGGCTTGGCGCGTTCATCATCCGCGAACTCACGACCGACCATCCCATAGTGGATTTGTCGGTGTTCAAGATTCGCACCTATGCCACGGGCGTGTTCCTGATGACCGTTCTGGGATTTGTGCTCTACGGTAGCACGGTTTTGATTCCCCTGCTGTTGCAAACGCTGCTCGGATATCCCGCGCTGCAAGCCGGCATTGCCATGTTGCCGCGCGGGCTGGGATCATTCGTCGCCATGCCCGCGGTCGGCGCGCTTCTGTCCAAAGTAAAGGCGCATTATCTTCTCGTTTGCGGAATGCTGCTCGGGGCATTTGCGATGTGGAGGCTCTCACATCTCACGCTGGATGTTGGTTATTGGAATTTCTTCGCGGCGCTGATCTGGCAGGGAGTCGGAATGGGACTCATCTTCATTCCGCTCACTACGATCACCAACGATCCAATCCCCATTGAGCGCATGGGGAACGCGACCAGCATCTTCAATCTCATGCGGAACATCGGCGCCAGCATTGGAATCTCAATGGTTCAGACAATACAGATTCGCCATACGCAGATACACGTGAACACCCTCACAGCGAATGTAACGCCGACGAACCTGCAAGCACAGGGTCTGGTGAATGGAATGAAGAGCATGATGGTAACGCAGGCAGGTGCTGATCCCGCAACCGCTCAGCGGATGGCGAATGGCATGGTCGAGAACATCATCCGCCAGCAAGCGGCGCTCATGTCGTTCAATGACGTCTTCTGGCTGCTCGCCGTAATGTTTTTGGCGATGCTTCCCTTCGTTCTGCTGATGAGGCCGCCACGCAAGAAGGCTGGAGCCGCGATGATGCATTGA
- a CDS encoding adenylate/guanylate cyclase domain-containing protein, whose protein sequence is MTPVQTPIPTPGSANERLFPVLLEIMAAISDHNLDKLLQTITKGASSVLGAERSTLFVVDRNKKQIWSKVAQGAGITEIRIPLGAGIAGHVALTGEIINIPNAYADPRFNREIDKRTGYTTRSILCMPMKDATDRIIGVFQLLNKHTGAFTADDEQLLQAFAAQAAIAAKNAMLNDEIRKRMEVSETLLKVMKSVASELHIDELLKKIVNSTSEVMNAERASLFLLDPKTGDLWSKVAQGMESMEIRVPIGIGIAGHVAMTGETINIEDAYADTRFNPEIDKRSGFRTRSMLCMPLRNDAGEVMGVMQVLNKLNGIFTEEDERLLNALGSQISISLENSRLYEQVLFMQNYNSSILGSIATGVVTLGPDGRVIFVNRAAENIFGSSETGKMHDEFFNATQNPELTHGIDRVLQAAESEYKAYHAHFLRQDNDAVNVNFQVLPLHDPSGKSFGLVVVADDITQEQRLMSTLRRHVTREVAERVLADRQRLKLGGDRQTVAVLFCDIRDFSSISEESTAEEIVGLLNDYFTRMMEAVFRYEGMLDKFMGDSMMAVFGAPVARENGAERAVMAALEMRRILARYNRQRVARGLQPIQTGIGITKGEAITGNIGSEQRMDYTVIGDTVNLASRLEGLTKNYEHKILINDQVYEDIKDKIPCVDFGFAQIRGKGGAVHIYGVKEPLENRIFQRIPKRFEVCCGLGDQLVTGAAIEASEGGMSFCTRADHEVGSAIDLHCNFGAEWVQFRAIVRRVNPDNMGVEFIDLLPGIRAKLTDFLHTRSAAASA, encoded by the coding sequence ATGACTCCAGTTCAAACACCTATCCCTACGCCGGGAAGTGCCAACGAACGCCTGTTCCCTGTTCTGTTGGAAATCATGGCGGCAATTTCCGACCATAACCTGGACAAGCTTCTGCAAACCATCACGAAGGGAGCTTCTTCCGTATTGGGAGCGGAGCGCTCGACTTTGTTTGTGGTCGATCGCAACAAGAAGCAGATCTGGTCAAAGGTGGCTCAGGGCGCAGGAATCACTGAGATCAGGATTCCGCTGGGCGCAGGCATCGCCGGACACGTAGCACTTACTGGCGAGATCATCAACATTCCAAACGCATACGCCGATCCTCGCTTTAATCGCGAAATTGACAAACGTACCGGCTACACGACACGAAGCATTCTTTGCATGCCTATGAAGGACGCCACCGACCGGATCATCGGAGTCTTTCAGCTCCTCAATAAGCACACCGGTGCCTTTACCGCAGACGATGAGCAACTGCTCCAGGCATTCGCGGCGCAGGCCGCCATTGCAGCCAAGAACGCGATGCTGAACGACGAGATCAGGAAGCGGATGGAAGTTTCCGAGACACTTCTCAAAGTGATGAAATCGGTCGCCTCGGAGCTGCATATCGACGAGTTACTGAAGAAGATCGTAAACAGCACTTCTGAGGTGATGAACGCGGAGCGCGCCAGCCTCTTCCTGCTTGATCCCAAGACGGGAGATCTGTGGTCGAAGGTCGCACAAGGCATGGAGTCGATGGAGATCCGGGTACCTATCGGTATCGGCATCGCAGGGCATGTTGCCATGACCGGTGAAACCATCAACATCGAAGACGCTTATGCCGATACGCGGTTCAATCCGGAGATCGACAAGCGTTCCGGATTCCGTACTCGCAGCATGCTTTGCATGCCTCTGCGCAACGACGCCGGTGAAGTGATGGGGGTCATGCAGGTGCTCAACAAGCTCAACGGCATCTTTACCGAAGAAGACGAGCGTCTGCTCAACGCATTGGGTTCGCAGATTTCGATCTCACTCGAAAACTCTCGTCTGTATGAACAAGTTCTTTTCATGCAGAACTACAACTCAAGCATCCTGGGATCGATTGCCACTGGAGTTGTAACGCTCGGTCCAGACGGGCGAGTGATTTTCGTCAACAGAGCTGCCGAAAACATCTTCGGTTCCTCTGAAACCGGTAAGATGCATGACGAGTTCTTCAATGCCACCCAAAATCCTGAGCTGACCCATGGCATCGATCGCGTGCTGCAAGCCGCGGAATCCGAATATAAGGCATATCACGCACATTTTCTCCGCCAGGACAATGACGCCGTGAACGTGAATTTTCAGGTCCTGCCGCTGCACGATCCTTCTGGCAAGAGCTTCGGACTAGTCGTTGTTGCCGACGACATCACACAGGAACAGCGGCTGATGAGCACTCTGCGCCGCCATGTTACACGCGAGGTAGCGGAGCGAGTGCTTGCTGATCGCCAGAGACTCAAACTCGGTGGCGATCGTCAAACCGTGGCGGTGCTCTTCTGCGACATCCGGGATTTCAGCAGCATCTCGGAGGAATCCACGGCGGAAGAAATCGTTGGCTTGCTTAACGACTACTTCACGCGAATGATGGAGGCTGTCTTCCGCTACGAAGGCATGCTCGACAAGTTCATGGGTGACTCGATGATGGCCGTCTTCGGCGCACCCGTCGCCCGCGAAAATGGTGCTGAGCGTGCCGTGATGGCCGCGCTCGAAATGCGCAGAATCCTGGCGCGCTATAACCGCCAGCGTGTCGCACGAGGACTGCAGCCGATCCAAACTGGGATTGGCATTACGAAAGGCGAGGCCATTACAGGTAATATTGGTTCCGAGCAGCGCATGGACTACACCGTGATCGGCGACACTGTGAACCTCGCTTCTCGCCTTGAAGGTCTCACCAAAAACTATGAACACAAGATCCTGATTAACGACCAAGTCTACGAAGACATCAAGGACAAGATCCCATGCGTAGACTTCGGCTTTGCGCAAATCAGAGGCAAAGGCGGAGCTGTCCATATTTATGGCGTGAAAGAGCCGCTGGAGAACCGCATCTTTCAGCGGATTCCCAAACGCTTTGAAGTTTGTTGCGGACTCGGAGATCAGCTTGTGACCGGCGCGGCCATTGAGGCTAGCGAAGGTGGGATGAGCTTCTGCACAAGAGCGGACCATGAAGTTGGCAGCGCAATCGACTTGCACTGCAACTTTGGAGCAGAATGGGTACAATTTCGCGCCATAGTGCGTCGCGTCAATCCCGACAACATGGGCGTTGAGTTTATCGACCTTCTCCCTGGCATTCGCGCCAAGCTTACAGACTTCCTTCACACCAGATCGGCAGCCGCCAGCGCGTAA
- a CDS encoding thioredoxin family protein gives MKQIRTSIFLALALFAMTVFAAKVGDQAPDFTGTDSHGQTHKLSDYKGKFVVLEWHNNGCPFTKKHYESGNMQRLQKEWTDKGVIWFTVISSAPGAQGYVTPEQENEYLQKMHAVPTAALLDPKGEIGHLYSAKTTPHMFIINPQGQLIYNGAIDDKSTSDPGDINGAKNYVSEALQEARAGQPVAVASTRPYGCSVKYAD, from the coding sequence ATGAAGCAAATTCGCACCTCAATCTTTCTTGCTCTGGCGCTGTTCGCCATGACGGTGTTCGCAGCGAAAGTTGGCGATCAAGCGCCGGACTTCACTGGCACTGACAGCCACGGACAAACACACAAGCTATCCGATTACAAAGGTAAGTTTGTGGTTCTCGAATGGCACAACAATGGATGTCCTTTCACTAAGAAGCATTACGAGAGCGGCAACATGCAGCGGCTGCAAAAAGAATGGACCGACAAGGGTGTGATCTGGTTCACGGTGATCTCGTCTGCTCCGGGCGCCCAAGGCTATGTTACGCCGGAGCAGGAGAACGAGTACCTGCAAAAGATGCACGCAGTTCCTACCGCTGCGCTGCTCGATCCAAAAGGGGAAATTGGGCATCTCTACAGTGCGAAAACTACGCCGCACATGTTCATCATCAATCCTCAGGGGCAGTTGATTTATAACGGCGCGATCGACGACAAATCGACGAGCGATCCCGGTGACATTAATGGAGCAAAGAATTACGTCTCCGAGGCATTGCAGGAGGCCAGGGCTGGACAGCCGGTGGCAGTAGCGAGCACTCGTCCGTATGGCTGCTCCGTCAAATACGCGGATTAG